One region of Roseimicrobium gellanilyticum genomic DNA includes:
- a CDS encoding autotransporter-associated beta strand repeat-containing protein — protein MNLPPRSAPASIHTSHHERFPFAPALLLLLLVLGSLAPKPVAAADNSWINVGAGAWENGANWSLLAPPQIGDHAIINNGGIANLTTVGNASSITLGTTSVGSLAILDGGVLSVNNGTSLITLASQSGSTGTLFIEGNTNAGVLNASGVHGGAGTAVLNFNHTDAEYYFTKDGTATGAAVVISGSTTVNFFGTGKTILTGVNTHTGGTTVNAGSLQLGNGIDAASLGGKNGNDVLALEDDAFAIGGTGLVGVTINNNGGTFNVLANATVTGGKGGDASIATYGDSMGGSGGAGTIFNGSGTLTNAGTISGGNGGYVSIEIFGDAYSGWGGTGVSFGNSSTLINTVSGIIRGGNGGDGLRDIEGNEDLGPGTMETGDGGAGASFLGVGTLTNAGLISGGNGGFADGGGLDNSWGIGDQNNGYGGDGGVGVMFYNGGTITNANTGIISGGHGGDTDTFRSNGGNTFGLAYAGDGAEGVVLRNGGTITNEGTIKGGNGGSGSGEYGYGGLAAAGVFFRDGGELTNHGSGTIDGGNGGNGMGVYGGRGGAGVEFNGEGALTNSGAIAGGVGGFDIYGVGGSGASGVFFTTIGELTNNNGGTIKGGKGGDGGSPNGGSGAAGVYFTSSGLLTNAGTITGGQGGKGGSGQGFGHSYGGGGGAGVRFTGSGELINSGTISGEDGGLGIGRDSGGSGTGGAGGAGVELASGGTLTNSGTITAGNGGDGTGIGVHAGTGGGGGAGVVFVNGGTLTNTGTISRGAGGIGSTTSGVVGIGVRFSDAAGTLTNGSNSGGGTIHGGVEMADAANAVTLFIGSEIVGGLNMSNNTTTTLTLDGSTGSQLYSAAVTDGTVFNGALIKQGAGTWILDEAWSHSGSTTIEAGLLQVDGSMTSDIEVHNGGALGGSGEITGAITVADGGTLAPGSSPGTLTVDELILSNGSLLDFELGDPAGTAGVDSDLISVESGSGGTGDLVLDGVLNVANAGGFGSGTFRLINYDGDLTNNGLELGNLLAGYNFTLDTSTLGEVNLTADYTGLQFWDGNGPATNGEVNGGSGIWNATNSNWTDGNGNGQNVWSDLTAVFSGTAGGTVEVDGTQTISGLHFSTDGYLLADADNNGAFSLAVGGAEFRIDAGLTATLDVPLTGDGGLSKTGSGTIVLTGVNTFTGGTTVNGGVLQLGNGVDPAALVGRDGTSVLPSTVAVTVNSGATFNTMASATVTGGNGADTAATADGSGSITQAGNGATAIIFTNGAQSNAGTINGGSGGSSTVQVGTGAISGGSMGGNGGTAITFSDAGSLLENTGTVNGGVGGNSLSNLTNDGVGGMTAGGNGGTGLYFDLGGTLTNTGGINGGAGGNGSTAITHSAQGGANWGGTGGAGVVFGALGAVTNDGIITGGAGGSGSHELDVLNASGATMGSATSGGGGVGVVFALGGTLTNNSTGAISGGDGGSPPLTGANGSNVGGDGAAGVSFGAAGTVTNAGAIAGGDGGRGANSTPGAAAAGIDFAAGGTVTNQSSGTITGGNGGSTGAAFGVGKNGAAGVSFGDSGTLTNGGTIVGGNGGASGAFAGGSNGGAGVSFTGGGALTNEGTIAGGNRGGTSGGGAMGSHGVGVSFAGAAGTLINGSASGGGIIQRGVVMGDYANAVTLFTGSEITGDLNMSTNSAVTFTLDGAGTQLYSAAVTGTTTFNGTLIKQGTGTWTLDQNFTHSGNTIIHAGTLAGMNLASSSVTVTGGAFSPGGAGTVLDVTVDSLRLQGGGLLMDLGAGGVSDTIFVDDGLGTLSAPALFSFNNLGGLNSTQMFLLIDGLDPGTPWDLGLLSFSGATGSFLMSEDFTELYFNFYDGSLIGGRIIQNALPTGTPPMANFLVDGAVTTGNPAQSNMVNSLTFHPGSTLQVYNNLRVTSGNFTVTGGSASINGGSVIVPGDFHKNGSGLLVANTFLQVGGASFINQGTMLVNGTLHTSSVHVGSGGVLGGSGLIVGHVINAGLVSPGNSPGTLSIHGNYTQTRTGTLRIEVASPRVFDRLQIRGTARLDGTLDVRNYGGNQFAFGQQVPFLQAGRIVGKFDRILMPQDERFRGRFLNAGHAGILLVAPTSYTLVAHTGNETRVAQALDQWIGIEDGDIGEVTLALDLLTEEHYPAAFAAIMPGYYETALTTAIELSHSQGQLLHQQLSARRLGTRTQSATASATPSQVPAVGGKGAKHVQAPQVAAAYEPRWNAWVLGSGMFSEGGLSLTPGEDFESGTYLAGADYALSEHVSVGLFAGYQEGWSDYDHGGDLDLDSVRFGAYATVDLGGFYAHGVVGGGSTDYDVQRSIRWATLNRSARSDTDGTEFFTMLGTGYDFHAGPFTFGPSLSVQYTKVELDGFTERGAGSLSLDVRDAEEESLRSYLGARVACTFQLSDEVVLIPEVRAFWQHEFMQGGESIHATLDGGNGPAFNYITETPDKDAIYAGVGVNALFGDHFSTSLYYHANFGRNEDAEHTISLNVNWKF, from the coding sequence ATGAATCTACCCCCGAGGTCTGCCCCTGCATCCATTCATACGTCACACCATGAGAGGTTCCCGTTTGCCCCGGCGCTACTGCTGCTGTTGCTGGTACTCGGTTCTCTCGCTCCCAAGCCAGTTGCGGCGGCGGACAACAGTTGGATTAACGTCGGTGCTGGTGCCTGGGAAAATGGCGCGAACTGGTCGTTGCTGGCTCCACCGCAAATCGGAGATCATGCGATCATCAACAATGGCGGCATAGCGAATCTCACGACCGTCGGGAATGCCTCATCCATCACCTTGGGAACGACATCTGTCGGTAGTCTTGCCATCTTGGACGGTGGTGTGCTGAGCGTAAACAATGGGACTTCGCTGATCACCCTGGCCAGTCAGTCTGGCTCCACCGGTACCCTTTTCATTGAGGGCAACACAAATGCCGGTGTCCTGAATGCCAGCGGAGTGCACGGCGGCGCAGGCACGGCGGTGCTGAACTTCAACCACACAGACGCGGAGTACTACTTCACGAAGGATGGCACGGCTACCGGTGCTGCGGTGGTCATTTCCGGCTCTACGACGGTGAACTTTTTCGGCACCGGAAAGACGATACTGACCGGGGTGAATACCCACACTGGTGGCACCACAGTCAACGCGGGAAGCCTGCAACTCGGCAACGGTATTGATGCGGCATCGCTTGGTGGAAAAAATGGAAACGATGTTCTGGCTCTGGAAGATGACGCTTTTGCCATAGGTGGCACCGGTCTCGTAGGGGTGACCATCAACAACAATGGTGGCACCTTCAACGTCCTGGCCAATGCCACAGTCACGGGCGGTAAAGGTGGAGATGCCTCCATCGCGACCTATGGGGATAGCATGGGTGGCTCTGGCGGAGCAGGAACAATATTCAATGGGAGCGGAACACTGACCAATGCTGGCACCATCAGTGGGGGTAATGGAGGTTACGTATCCATTGAAATCTTCGGAGATGCCTACAGTGGTTGGGGAGGAACGGGAGTGAGTTTTGGGAATAGCAGCACACTGATCAATACGGTCAGCGGCATCATCCGCGGAGGCAACGGTGGCGACGGTTTGCGCGATATCGAGGGGAATGAAGACCTGGGCCCCGGAACCATGGAAACCGGTGATGGCGGAGCAGGAGCATCATTCCTCGGCGTTGGGACACTGACCAATGCCGGCCTCATCTCCGGAGGCAACGGTGGCTTTGCCGATGGCGGTGGTCTTGATAACAGTTGGGGCATTGGCGACCAGAACAACGGGTACGGTGGCGATGGCGGCGTGGGAGTCATGTTCTACAACGGCGGCACCATTACCAACGCCAATACCGGCATCATCTCCGGTGGCCATGGCGGCGATACCGATACCTTCAGGTCTAATGGGGGCAATACCTTCGGGCTCGCCTATGCGGGGGACGGAGCGGAAGGGGTGGTACTTCGGAACGGCGGCACCATCACCAACGAAGGCACCATCAAGGGCGGCAACGGTGGCAGCGGCAGCGGCGAATACGGCTACGGCGGCCTTGCAGCAGCGGGGGTATTCTTCCGGGACGGTGGCGAACTGACCAACCATGGAAGCGGTACCATCGACGGCGGCAACGGGGGCAACGGCATGGGAGTGTATGGTGGCCGTGGCGGAGCAGGTGTAGAATTTAATGGCGAGGGCGCACTGACCAACAGTGGCGCCATCGCTGGCGGCGTTGGTGGCTTCGATATTTATGGAGTCGGTGGCAGTGGAGCCTCGGGGGTGTTTTTCACGACCATTGGCGAACTGACCAATAACAACGGCGGAACGATCAAGGGCGGCAAAGGAGGCGACGGGGGCTCTCCAAATGGTGGCTCCGGAGCAGCGGGGGTATATTTCACGAGCAGTGGCTTGTTGACCAATGCTGGCACCATCACCGGCGGCCAGGGCGGTAAAGGTGGCAGCGGCCAGGGTTTTGGCCACAGCTACGGTGGCGGCGGTGGTGCGGGGGTGAGGTTCACGGGCAGTGGCGAATTGATCAACAGTGGTACCATCAGTGGCGAGGACGGTGGCCTTGGCATTGGCCGTGATTCAGGTGGCTCCGGTACTGGAGGCGCGGGCGGAGCGGGCGTGGAACTCGCGAGTGGTGGAACGCTGACCAACAGCGGTACCATCACGGCTGGCAACGGAGGTGACGGTACCGGCATTGGCGTCCATGCTGGAACCGGAGGGGGCGGCGGTGCTGGTGTCGTCTTTGTCAACGGTGGCACGCTGACCAACACCGGGACCATCAGCCGCGGAGCGGGTGGCATTGGAAGTACCACTTCAGGGGTGGTCGGGATTGGTGTCAGGTTCAGTGACGCTGCGGGAACATTGACCAACGGCAGCAACAGTGGCGGTGGCACGATCCATGGCGGCGTGGAGATGGCCGATGCTGCCAATGCCGTGACTCTGTTCATCGGCAGTGAGATCGTGGGCGGCTTGAACATGAGCAACAACACGACAACGACGCTCACGCTGGATGGCAGCACGGGCAGCCAGCTCTACTCCGCTGCAGTCACGGACGGGACGGTCTTCAATGGTGCGCTCATCAAGCAAGGGGCCGGCACCTGGATTCTTGATGAGGCGTGGAGCCATAGTGGCAGCACCACGATCGAGGCCGGCCTCCTGCAAGTCGACGGTTCCATGACTTCAGACATCGAGGTTCACAACGGGGGCGCATTGGGTGGTTCAGGCGAGATTACGGGGGCGATCACCGTGGCTGATGGCGGGACTCTCGCGCCTGGCAGTAGCCCCGGCACTCTGACGGTAGATGAACTGATTCTGAGCAATGGATCACTGCTTGATTTTGAACTGGGGGATCCCGCTGGCACCGCAGGGGTCGACAGCGATCTCATCAGCGTGGAGAGCGGCTCGGGCGGGACGGGAGATCTGGTGCTGGATGGAGTACTCAATGTCGCCAATGCCGGAGGTTTTGGTTCCGGTACGTTCCGGTTGATCAACTACGATGGAGATCTGACGAACAATGGTCTCGAACTAGGCAATCTCCTGGCTGGCTACAACTTCACGCTGGATACGTCGACCCTAGGGGAGGTGAATTTGACTGCTGACTACACGGGTCTGCAATTCTGGGATGGAAATGGTCCTGCTACCAACGGTGAGGTCAATGGGGGCAGCGGCATCTGGAATGCTACGAATTCCAACTGGACGGACGGCAATGGCAACGGCCAGAACGTGTGGAGTGATCTCACGGCGGTCTTCAGCGGCACAGCCGGTGGCACGGTGGAGGTGGATGGCACTCAGACCATCAGCGGCCTGCATTTCAGTACGGATGGGTATCTCCTGGCTGATGCGGACAACAACGGTGCCTTCTCACTGGCTGTGGGTGGAGCGGAGTTCCGTATCGATGCAGGACTGACAGCCACCCTTGATGTGCCCCTCACTGGCGATGGGGGACTGAGCAAAACGGGTAGCGGGACGATCGTGCTCACTGGGGTGAATACCTTTACGGGTGGCACGACGGTGAATGGAGGAGTTCTGCAACTTGGCAACGGCGTCGACCCTGCTGCCTTGGTCGGAAGAGATGGGACGTCTGTTCTCCCTTCGACCGTCGCCGTGACGGTGAACAGTGGCGCAACTTTTAACACCATGGCAAGTGCTACGGTGACTGGTGGAAACGGAGCGGATACCGCAGCCACTGCGGATGGCAGCGGAAGCATCACACAGGCCGGGAATGGTGCCACGGCGATCATCTTTACCAATGGTGCGCAATCCAATGCTGGTACCATCAATGGCGGATCCGGAGGGAGTTCCACCGTGCAAGTGGGCACGGGAGCCATCAGCGGCGGCTCCATGGGTGGGAATGGGGGCACGGCCATCACCTTCAGTGACGCTGGTTCCTTGCTGGAGAATACCGGCACCGTGAATGGCGGTGTGGGAGGAAACAGTCTCTCCAATCTCACCAATGATGGCGTGGGCGGCATGACCGCCGGTGGCAATGGCGGGACGGGCCTCTATTTTGATTTAGGCGGTACCCTGACCAACACGGGAGGAATCAACGGTGGCGCAGGTGGCAACGGCAGTACCGCAATCACCCACAGCGCCCAAGGCGGCGCCAACTGGGGCGGGACTGGTGGAGCGGGTGTGGTCTTTGGTGCTCTCGGCGCGGTCACCAATGATGGCATCATCACCGGTGGAGCGGGGGGCTCTGGTTCGCACGAACTGGACGTGCTCAATGCATCGGGTGCCACGATGGGCTCTGCCACCAGTGGTGGTGGGGGCGTGGGAGTGGTGTTCGCCCTTGGGGGCACCCTGACCAACAACAGCACTGGAGCCATCAGCGGCGGTGATGGTGGCAGCCCCCCGCTGACTGGCGCCAATGGTAGTAACGTTGGTGGCGATGGAGCTGCGGGGGTGAGCTTTGGCGCGGCGGGCACCGTGACCAATGCCGGCGCAATAGCAGGCGGCGACGGTGGCCGGGGAGCGAACTCAACCCCGGGCGCTGCTGCCGCTGGCATCGACTTCGCGGCAGGCGGAACAGTCACCAATCAAAGCTCCGGCACCATCACCGGCGGGAATGGCGGGAGCACTGGCGCCGCCTTTGGCGTCGGCAAAAACGGTGCCGCAGGGGTTTCCTTTGGGGACTCCGGAACGCTGACGAATGGAGGCACCATCGTAGGTGGTAATGGTGGCGCGAGTGGCGCCTTCGCTGGCGGTAGCAATGGTGGTGCGGGAGTTAGTTTCACCGGCGGAGGCGCTCTAACGAATGAAGGTACCATCGCGGGCGGCAATCGCGGTGGCACGAGTGGTGGTGGCGCCATGGGCAGCCACGGGGTGGGAGTCAGCTTTGCGGGAGCTGCCGGTACGTTGATCAATGGCAGTGCCAGCGGCGGCGGCATCATCCAGCGTGGGGTGGTGATGGGTGACTATGCCAACGCCGTGACACTCTTCACCGGAAGTGAAATCACGGGTGACCTGAACATGAGCACCAACAGTGCCGTCACCTTCACGCTTGATGGCGCGGGCACCCAACTCTACTCCGCCGCGGTCACGGGAACCACGACCTTCAACGGCACGCTCATCAAGCAGGGCACGGGCACCTGGACGCTCGACCAGAATTTCACCCACAGTGGCAACACCATCATCCATGCGGGCACTCTTGCGGGAATGAACCTGGCCAGTTCCTCGGTGACAGTGACGGGTGGGGCATTCAGCCCGGGCGGTGCAGGCACGGTGCTGGATGTCACCGTAGATAGCCTCCGTCTGCAAGGTGGTGGCCTGCTCATGGACCTCGGCGCTGGTGGTGTGTCGGATACCATCTTTGTGGACGATGGCCTCGGCACGCTCAGCGCCCCCGCACTGTTCTCCTTCAACAATCTGGGGGGATTGAACAGCACTCAGATGTTCCTGTTGATCGATGGTCTCGACCCCGGAACGCCGTGGGATCTGGGTCTTCTGAGCTTCAGTGGTGCCACGGGCTCCTTCCTTATGAGCGAGGACTTTACCGAGCTGTATTTCAACTTCTATGATGGAAGCCTGATCGGCGGGCGCATCATTCAGAATGCCCTGCCCACCGGTACACCGCCGATGGCGAACTTCCTGGTGGATGGCGCTGTCACGACTGGCAATCCCGCGCAGAGCAACATGGTGAACTCGCTCACCTTCCATCCTGGCAGCACACTGCAGGTGTACAACAACCTGAGGGTGACGAGTGGCAACTTCACCGTCACGGGTGGCAGTGCGAGCATCAACGGTGGTAGCGTGATTGTGCCTGGTGACTTCCACAAGAACGGCAGTGGCTTGCTGGTGGCAAATACGTTTTTGCAAGTAGGCGGCGCGAGTTTCATCAATCAAGGCACGATGCTGGTGAATGGCACGCTGCACACTAGCAGCGTGCATGTGGGGAGTGGCGGTGTGCTCGGTGGCAGCGGCTTGATTGTGGGCCATGTGATCAACGCTGGCCTCGTCTCTCCGGGGAACTCGCCCGGCACGCTGAGCATTCATGGCAATTACACGCAGACCCGCACGGGCACGCTGCGAATCGAAGTCGCCAGTCCACGCGTATTCGACCGTCTGCAGATCAGGGGCACGGCACGTCTCGATGGCACGCTGGATGTGCGCAACTATGGCGGCAACCAGTTCGCCTTCGGCCAGCAGGTGCCCTTCCTGCAGGCAGGCCGGATCGTGGGGAAGTTTGACCGCATCCTCATGCCGCAGGATGAGCGCTTCCGTGGTCGCTTCCTCAATGCTGGTCACGCCGGCATCCTGCTCGTGGCTCCCACCAGCTACACCTTGGTGGCACACACAGGCAATGAAACGCGTGTGGCGCAGGCGCTGGACCAGTGGATTGGCATTGAGGATGGAGACATCGGGGAAGTGACGCTGGCGCTCGACCTTCTGACGGAGGAACACTATCCCGCAGCCTTTGCGGCCATCATGCCCGGATATTATGAAACGGCACTGACCACCGCCATCGAGCTGAGTCACAGCCAGGGGCAGTTGTTGCATCAGCAACTCAGCGCCCGGCGTCTGGGGACGAGAACTCAGAGCGCCACAGCGTCTGCGACACCATCGCAAGTGCCTGCCGTGGGAGGCAAGGGAGCGAAGCACGTGCAGGCTCCCCAAGTGGCCGCCGCGTATGAGCCTCGCTGGAATGCGTGGGTGCTGGGCAGTGGCATGTTCTCCGAGGGCGGACTGAGCCTCACTCCGGGTGAGGACTTCGAGAGCGGCACCTATCTTGCCGGAGCCGACTACGCTCTCAGCGAGCATGTCTCCGTGGGCTTGTTTGCGGGATATCAGGAAGGCTGGAGCGACTATGACCATGGTGGAGACCTCGACCTGGATTCGGTCCGCTTCGGTGCGTATGCCACGGTGGACTTGGGCGGATTCTACGCGCATGGCGTGGTGGGCGGTGGTAGCACAGACTATGACGTGCAGCGCTCCATCCGCTGGGCCACGCTGAACCGCAGTGCGAGAAGCGACACGGATGGCACGGAGTTCTTCACCATGCTCGGCACGGGATATGATTTCCACGCGGGTCCCTTCACCTTCGGTCCCTCATTGAGCGTGCAGTACACGAAGGTGGAGCTCGATGGCTTCACGGAACGTGGCGCTGGCAGCCTGAGCCTGGATGTGCGGGACGCAGAGGAGGAAAGCCTGCGTTCCTACCTTGGCGCCCGTGTGGCCTGCACCTTCCAGCTCAGTGATGAAGTGGTGTTGATCCCCGAGGTGCGGGCCTTCTGGCAGCACGAATTCATGCAGGGTGGCGAGAGCATCCATGCCACGCTCGATGGTGGCAACGGCCCTGCGTTCAACTACATCACCGAAACTCCGGACAAGGATGCCATCTATGCCGGTGTGGGGGTGAATGCCCTGTTCGGCGATCATTTCTCCACCAGCCTCTACTACCACGCGAACTTCGGCCGCAACGAGGATGCGGAGCACACCATCTCACTAAATGTGAACTGGAAGTTCTAA
- the thrC gene encoding threonine synthase → MQYISTRGLTQPHTFSQAVEAGLAPDGGLFLPDSWPDISGKLGDWEKLGYAELAAEFFTLFAPDIPREEWHSLTQRAYERFDSPDVAPLRKLDEKTYVLELFHGPTLAFKDFALQLLGLLYKRQVEHTGKRLAVLGATSGDTGSAAIHGCMGQEGISIFILYPNGRVAPLQERQMACTGASNVYAIPVPGTFDDAQRVVKQTFGDTAFAATQHLSAVNSINIARVLAQCVYYIWAWLRLPPEARGGVEFVVPTGNFGNVLAGWMAQRMGLPAGSFRVATNQNDILYRFFTSGEYRQGDVHPSYAPSMDIQAASNFERYLYFLLGEDATKVREVMEQMRSGDAVNIPSGQTAMKASRMTDAEIRETIGRIYASYGYVMDPHTACGFTGMASDRVSVVLATAHPAKFPDVVQSATGAEPTHPTLEALKSKPLETHPLEATPEAVKAFIDAQHRA, encoded by the coding sequence ATGCAGTACATCTCCACACGCGGCCTCACGCAACCTCACACCTTCTCCCAGGCGGTCGAAGCTGGTCTGGCGCCGGATGGCGGCCTCTTTCTGCCAGATTCATGGCCAGACATCAGTGGCAAGCTCGGGGATTGGGAGAAGCTGGGCTACGCGGAGCTGGCGGCGGAATTTTTCACACTCTTTGCGCCGGACATTCCTCGTGAGGAGTGGCACTCGCTGACGCAGAGGGCGTACGAGCGCTTTGATTCTCCCGACGTGGCTCCGCTGCGGAAGCTGGATGAGAAAACGTATGTGCTGGAGCTCTTCCACGGACCCACGCTGGCGTTCAAGGACTTCGCCCTGCAACTCCTTGGCCTGCTGTACAAGCGCCAGGTGGAGCACACGGGGAAGCGGCTCGCCGTACTGGGTGCGACCTCTGGGGACACGGGCTCGGCGGCCATCCATGGCTGCATGGGGCAGGAGGGTATCTCCATTTTCATCCTGTATCCGAATGGCCGCGTGGCTCCGCTGCAGGAGCGCCAGATGGCCTGCACGGGCGCGTCGAATGTGTATGCCATCCCGGTGCCGGGCACGTTCGATGATGCGCAGCGTGTGGTGAAGCAGACCTTTGGTGACACCGCTTTTGCGGCGACGCAGCACCTCTCTGCAGTGAACTCCATCAACATCGCCCGCGTGCTCGCTCAGTGCGTGTATTACATCTGGGCATGGCTGCGCCTCCCGCCGGAGGCGAGGGGAGGGGTGGAGTTCGTGGTGCCCACGGGAAACTTCGGCAACGTGCTCGCCGGTTGGATGGCACAGCGCATGGGACTGCCCGCAGGATCCTTCCGCGTGGCGACGAATCAGAATGACATCCTCTACCGATTCTTCACCTCGGGTGAGTATCGCCAGGGAGACGTGCATCCCAGCTATGCGCCCAGCATGGACATCCAGGCGGCGTCGAACTTTGAGCGCTACCTCTATTTCCTGCTCGGCGAAGATGCCACCAAGGTGCGTGAGGTGATGGAGCAGATGCGCAGCGGCGATGCCGTGAACATTCCCTCTGGCCAGACTGCGATGAAAGCCTCCCGCATGACGGACGCAGAGATTCGTGAGACCATTGGCCGCATCTATGCCTCCTACGGTTATGTGATGGATCCCCACACCGCGTGCGGCTTCACTGGCATGGCTTCGGATCGCGTGAGCGTGGTGCTCGCCACGGCGCATCCTGCGAAGTTTCCGGATGTGGTGCAGTCCGCCACGGGCGCTGAGCCCACGCATCCCACGCTGGAAGCGCTGAAGAGCAAGCCATTGGAAACGCATCCGCTGGAAGCAACTCCGGAAGCGGTGAAGGCCTTCATCGACGCCCAGCATCGGGCGTGA